From Sporosarcina sp. Marseille-Q4943, the proteins below share one genomic window:
- a CDS encoding M20/M25/M40 family metallo-hydrolase, translating into MPLNTLREIIENNQDAYIEQLFTLLRQKSISTQNDGITECAQLLKEMMGELGIAARIMETDGHPVVFGEMMRDENFFTLLIYGHYDVQPPEPIDEWLSPPFEPTIRNGKIFCRGAGDNKGQLMAQLLGIKTYIDCFGDLPINIKFIFEGEEENGSPHLASFVKKHRELLKADLVYTADGSSHNSGAPLILLGARGSLDLELEAKEAEWDNHSGNTGNIVPNPAWKLINLLKTMCNDEGQVLIEGFYDHILPPSAREKELIQKLPFDAEDIGQKIGYPHLQMDGETYYHKLTMEPTFNINGLQSGYTGEGMKTIIPATATVKMDVRLVIDQDPMDIFNKICQHVQKHDPDIEVKFISAMEPSRTSADLEVVEIVTKAVRLAYEQEPLIQPSLGSSLPDYVWTKILEVPSIIMPYANFDQRNHSPNENIAIDYFLNGIHCTCHVIHALGEYAESLRKGVSK; encoded by the coding sequence ATGCCCCTAAATACTCTCCGGGAAATCATTGAAAACAATCAAGATGCATATATCGAGCAACTATTTACCCTTTTACGTCAAAAAAGCATTAGCACTCAAAATGATGGGATTACCGAATGTGCACAATTGCTCAAGGAGATGATGGGAGAGCTCGGCATTGCGGCAAGAATTATGGAAACGGATGGCCATCCAGTTGTTTTCGGGGAAATGATGAGGGATGAAAACTTCTTCACGTTGCTCATTTATGGCCACTATGATGTACAGCCTCCCGAGCCGATTGACGAATGGCTGTCCCCTCCTTTTGAACCTACGATCCGTAATGGAAAAATCTTTTGCCGGGGCGCAGGAGATAACAAAGGGCAGCTTATGGCCCAACTTCTGGGTATTAAAACGTATATAGATTGTTTCGGAGACTTACCTATTAATATCAAATTTATATTTGAAGGAGAAGAAGAAAACGGGAGTCCTCATTTAGCTTCTTTTGTGAAAAAGCATCGAGAACTTTTAAAAGCAGATCTTGTCTATACAGCTGACGGTTCTTCACATAATAGTGGCGCTCCGCTCATTTTATTGGGCGCGAGAGGATCGCTCGACCTTGAACTAGAAGCAAAAGAAGCTGAATGGGATAATCATTCGGGGAATACAGGGAATATTGTTCCGAACCCTGCTTGGAAGCTCATCAATTTATTAAAAACAATGTGTAATGATGAGGGACAAGTGTTGATAGAAGGATTTTATGATCATATCCTCCCGCCTTCTGCGCGCGAGAAAGAATTGATTCAAAAATTGCCTTTTGACGCGGAAGACATTGGGCAAAAAATCGGGTACCCTCATTTGCAAATGGACGGCGAAACATATTATCACAAATTGACAATGGAGCCAACGTTTAATATAAACGGGTTACAAAGCGGCTATACAGGAGAAGGTATGAAGACGATTATTCCGGCAACTGCTACAGTGAAAATGGATGTTCGGCTCGTCATTGATCAAGACCCGATGGACATTTTCAACAAAATCTGTCAGCATGTCCAAAAACATGACCCGGACATTGAAGTGAAATTTATCTCAGCTATGGAACCGTCAAGAACTTCTGCGGATCTCGAGGTTGTTGAAATTGTTACAAAAGCGGTTCGTCTAGCTTACGAACAAGAACCACTGATTCAACCGAGCCTTGGCAGTTCACTACCTGATTATGTATGGACCAAAATATTAGAGGTCCCATCGATTATCATGCCTTATGCAAATTTCGATCAAAGAAACCATTCTCCGAATGAAAATATCGCGATCGATTATTTTTTGAATGGAATTCATTGTACTTGTCATGTAATCCATGCACTTGGTGAATATGCAGAAAGTCTTAGAAAAGGGGTTTCTAAGTGA